From a region of the Oncorhynchus mykiss isolate Arlee chromosome 32, USDA_OmykA_1.1, whole genome shotgun sequence genome:
- the LOC110518389 gene encoding tribbles homolog 1: MGLYQEKIRAYRILPIHRNISCIRDIVLGERWAYVFLEKDHGDMHTFVKSCKRLDEERAAQLFHQVASAVSHCHQHGVVLGDLKLRKFVFSNRKRTHVKLEGLEDCKVLEGEDDSMSDTHGCPAYVSPEILNGSSSYSGKQADIWSLGVMLYTMLVGRYPFHDPDRATLFSKIRWGQCCLPEGLSPRAKCLLRSLLRKEPWDRLTAAEVLIHPWFHTTTANIQETGVSEQEVDWSEQTVPSCDTEEEDDLFC; this comes from the exons ATGGGTCTGTACCAGGAGAAGATCCGGGCCTACCGCATCCTGCCGATCCACAGGAACATCAGCTGTATCCGAGACATTGTCCTAGGGGAGCGTTGGGCATACGTCTTCCTAGAGAAGGACCACGGGGACATGCACACCTTCGTTAAGAGCTGCAAGCGTTTGGACGAGGAGCGGGCGGCACAGCTCTTTCACCAGGTGGCGTCGGCCGTGTCACACTGTCACCAGCATGGCGTCGTATTAGGAGACCTGAAGCTACGCAAGTTTGTCTTCTCCAACAggaaaag GACCCATGTGAAGCTGGAAGGCCTGGAGGACTGCAAGGTTCTAGAAGGAGAAGACGACTCCATGTCAGACACCCACGGCTGCCCAGCCTACGTCAGCCCAGAGATCCTGAACGGCTCCAGCTCCTACTCCGGGAAGCAGGCGGACATCTGGTCCCTAGGGGTGATGCTCTACACTATGCTGGTGGGACGCTACCCTTTCCACGACCCAGACCGAGCTACCCTCTTCTCCAAGATCCGGTGGGGCCAGTGCTGCCTTCCCGAGGGCCTCTCTCCCCGGGCCAAGTGTCTGCTGCGCTCCCTGCTGAGGAAAGAACCATGGGACAGACTGACCGCCGCCGAGGTGCTTATCCATCCGTGGTTCCACACCACCACCGCCAACATACAGGAAACAGGTGTCAGTGAACAGGAAGTGGATTGGTCGGAACAGACAGTGCCTTCCTGTGACACGGAAGAGGAGGATGATCTGTTCTGTTGA
- the LOC118946536 gene encoding variant surface antigen E-like, with protein MAERETEVGEDNYSALKDKDGVNETLELVPESTYTQEAQCTNPESTYTQAAQCTNPESTYTQAAQCTNPESTYTQAAQCTNPESTYTQEAQCTNPESTYTQAAQCTNPESTYTQAAQCTNPESTYTQAAQCTNPESTYTQAAQCTNPESTYTQEAQCTNPESTYTQEAQCTNPESTYTQAAQCTNPESTYTQAAQCTNPESTYTQAAQCTNPESTYTQEAQCTNPESTYTQAAQCTNPESTYTQAAQCTKLPISQE; from the exons ATGGCTGAACGTGAGACTGAGGTTGGAGAGGATAATTACTCGGCTCTCAAGGACAAAGACGGAGTGAATGAAACATTGGAATTGGTACCTG AATCAACATACACCCAGGAGGCCCAGTGTACCAATCCAGAATCAACATACACCCAGGCGGCCCAGTGTACCAATCCAGAATCAACATACACCCAGGCGGCCCAGTGTACCAATCCAGAATCAACATACACCCAGGCGGCCCAGTGTACCAATCCAGAATCAACATACACCCAGGAGGCCCAGTGTACCAATCCAGAATCAACATACACCCAGGCGGCCCAGTGTACCAATCCAGAATCAACATACACCCAGGCGGCCCAGTGTACCAATCCAGAATCAACATACACCCAGGCGGCCCAGTGTACCAATCCAGAATCAACATACACCCAGGCGGCCCAGTGTACCAATCCAGAATCAACATACACCCAGGAGGCCCAGTGTACCAATCCAGAATCAACATACACCCAGGAGGCCCAGTGTACCAATCCAGAATCAACATACACCCAGGCGGCCCAGTGTACCAATCCAGAATCAACATACACCCAGGCGGCCCAGTGTACCAATCCAGAATCAACATACACCCAGGCGGCCCAGTGTACCAATCCAGAATCAACATACACCCAGGAGGCCCAGTGTACCAATCCAGAATCAACATACACCCAGGCGGCCCAGTGTACCAATCCAGAATCAACATACACCCAGGCGGCCCAGTGTACAAAGCTCCCCATCAGTCAGGAGTAA